Proteins from one Rosa chinensis cultivar Old Blush chromosome 7, RchiOBHm-V2, whole genome shotgun sequence genomic window:
- the LOC112178515 gene encoding dirigent protein: protein MASSTPISALFLFFLLASGSAATAPSKRRLLFYFNDILYDGKNAYRTTLAGENHLGDMVVFDDPVNLDNDLQPTQVRCAQSLCFYGKRDIITAWLGFSFVFNYTKRTGGSFNFPGANPLMGKAEDISVIGGTGDFFMGQGRAILMINSFKGKLYFRLRLDFNLYESW, encoded by the coding sequence ATGGCTAGTTCAACACCAATTTCAGCgcttttcctcttcttcctcctcgcaTCTGGCTCTGCGGCCACAGCACCCAGCAAGAGAAGGTTGTTGTTTTACTTCAATGACATTCTTTACGATGGAAAGAATGCATACAGAACCACTTTGGCAGGAGAAAACCATTTGGGTGACATGGTCGTCTTTGATGACCCCGTTAACTTGGACAACGATCTGCAGCCAACCCAAGTTCGTTGTGCACAAAGCTTATGTTTTTATGGCAAGAGAGATATAATCACTGCTTGGCTTGGCTTCTCCTTCGTGTTTAACTACACCAAGCGCACTGGAGGAAGCTTCAACTTTCCTGGTGCTAATCCTTTGATGGGCAAGGCCGAGGACATTTCAGTGATTGGTGGTACTGGTGATTTCTTCATGGGTCAAGGGAGGGCAATTTTGATGATTAATTCATTTAAGGGGAAACTGTACTTCAGGCTTCGCCTTGATTTTAATCTTTATGAGAGCTGGTAG
- the LOC112178512 gene encoding ubiquinone biosynthesis monooxygenase COQ6, mitochondrial codes for MNSLIRRKLVENAYRLKLSHKGFCTGAAAKVSSSNGAQPSNDHVGQQKSSNKSEPHDIAIVGGGMVGMALACSLARMPMTKHLKVAIIDSNPALSNGLSIKKEDPPDARVSTVTPATISLFKDIGAWKYVEQHRHAYFDQMQVWDYTGLGYTRYDARDVHKEYLGCVVENKVLHSSLLSCMQDTDFQKTIYPSRLSSMALNPGILSMGMNSTSSGLNERGNLAKLDLSDGNSLYAKLVVGADGSKSRVRELAGFKTTGWKYSQNAIICTVEHHAENRCAWQRFLPTGPIALLPIGDNFSNIVWTMNPEEATDRKSMVEDDFVKAVNSALDYGFGPHPKSSNFGSGGIFSWFKTDTTICANECFKVPPKVMKLASERMVFPLSLMHANNYVSKHVVLIGDAAHTVHPLAGQGVNLGFGDAFSLSRIISEGIAVGTDISEVNLLKKYEAERKTANVTMMAILDGFQRAYSVDFGPLNVLRAAAFHGAQYIPPLKRSIISYASGDQRLPIFS; via the exons ATGAACAG CTTGATCAGAAGAAAGCTCGTTGAAAATGCATACAGATTGAAACTTTCACACAAGGGTTTCTGtactggtgcagctgctaaagtTTCCAGCTCCAATGGTGCCCAACCAAGCAAT GATCATGTGGGGCAGCAGAAATCTTCAAATAAAAGCGAACCGCATGACATTGCTATTGTTGGAGGAGGCATGGTTGGCATGGCCCTAGCTTGTTCCTTGG CTAGAATGCCGATGACAAAGCACTTGAAAGTGGCCATCATTGATAGCAATCCTGCATTATCTAATGGACTCTCAATCAAGAAAGAAGACCCCCCTGATGCAAGGGTCAGTACAGTAACACCTGCAACCATATCTCTCTTCAAAG ATATTGGCGCTTGGAAATATGTTGAACAGCATCGACATGCATATTTTGATCAAATGCAG GTTTGGGACTATACTGGCTTAGGATATACGAGATACGATGCTAGAGATGTACATAAAGAATATCTGGG GTGTGTAGTGGAGAATAAAGTGCTGCACAGTTCTCTTTTGTCATGCATGCAG GATACAGATTTCCAGAAGACTATTTACCCTTCCAGATTATCCTCAATGGCTTTAAATCCAGGCATTCTATCTATGGGGATGAACAGCACATCATCTGGGTTGAATGAGCGTGGAAACTTAGCAAAACTGGATCTAAGTGATGGCAATAGTTTATATGCAAAGTTGGTG GTTGGAGCTGATGGGTCCAAGTCACGTGTTAGGGAGTTGGCAGGATTTAAGACGACTGGATGGAAATACTCACAGAATGCAATCATTTGCACAGTAGAGCATCATGCAGAAAATCGATGTGCATGGCAAAGATTTCTACCTACCGGACCAATTGCACTTTTGCCTATTGGTGATAATTTTAGTAACATTGTTTGGACTATGAACCCGGAAGAAGCAACTGACCGTAAATCAATGGTCGAGGATGATTTTGTGAAAGCCGTAAATTCTGCTCTTGATTATGGATTTGGCCCTCATCCTAAGTCGAGCAACTTCGGAAGTGGAGGCATTTTTTCTTGGTTTAAGACAGACACAACTATTTGTGCTAATGAATGCTTCAAAGTTCCGCCGAAAGTGATGAAGTTGGCATCTGAAAGAATGGTGTTTCCCTTGTCTTTGATGCATGCCAATAACTATGTGTCAAAGCATGTGGTTCTAATTGGCGATGCAGCACACACTGTTCACCCTTTGGCTGGGCAAGGAGTTAATCTGGGTTTTGGAGATGCATTTTCTCTTTCAAGAATCATTTCTGAGGGCATTGCAGTGGGAACAGATATTTCTGAG GTCAATTTGTTGAAGAAATATGAAGCAGAGAGAAAAACGGCTAACGTTACAATGATGGCAATCCTAGATGGTTTCCAGAGGGCTTACTCAGTCGATTTTGGACCTTTAAATGTTCTACGCGCTGCTGCATTCCACGGAGCACAGTACATTCCACCCCTTAAAAGGAGTATAATCTCATATGCATCAGGGGATCAGAGATTGCCAATATTCTCTTGA
- the LOC112178513 gene encoding protein PAM71, chloroplastic isoform X3: MDGSVALDKAPVSTHFWKAMLLFGFLTLQGSEPALALPDLASALQSVPFLGDLGDISTGFASAFLLIFFSELGDKTFFIAALLAARNSAAVVFAGTFSALAYVICLCMITSILLCFFFLTTKQYLHMFWAMTIISVGLGRTFHYIDEILPFRFGETDLPIDDIAAVLLLVYFGVSTLRDATSSDGLKAEDEQREAELAVSEFTGNGAGILAAASTVISTFALVFVAEWGDKSFFSTIALAAASSPLGVIGGALAGHGVATLLAVLGGSILGTFLSEKTIAYVGGVLFLVFAAVTLAEIVS, from the exons ATGGATGGTTCTGTTGCTTTAGATAAAGCACCTGTGTCCACTCATTTTTGGAAAGCTATGCTGCTGTTTGGATTTCTTACACTTCAAGGCTCTGAGCCGGCACTTGCTCTTCCTGATCTTGCTAGTGCATTGCAGTCAGTTCCTTTTCTGGGGGACCTTGGCGATATTAGCACAGGTTTTGCTTCA GCCTTCttgctgatttttttctcagaacTAGGGGACAAGACCTTCTTTATTGCG GCACTTTTAGCAGCTAGGAATTCTGCTGCTGTTGTTTTTGCTGGAACCTTCAGTGCACTTGCGTATGTTATCTGTTTGTGCATGATCACTTCTAttttgctctgtttttttttcctgacaACTAAACAGTATCTACATATGTTTTG GGCAATGACCATCATATCTGTTGGTCTTGGGCGAACTTTTCACTACATCGATGAAATCCTACCATTCAG GTTTGGCGAGACTGATTTACCCATTGATGATATTGCTGCAGTTTTACTTTTg GTTTATTTTGGGGTTTCAACCTTGCGAGATGCCACCTCAAGTGATGGTTTGAAAGCAGAAGATGAACAGAGGGAG GCAGAGCTAGCCGTTTCAGAGTTTACAGGAAATGGTGCTGGAATACTAGCTGCTGCTAGCACAGTCATTAGCACTTTCGctttagtttttgttgctgaATGGGGAGACAAATCATTTTTTTCTACAATAG CACTTGCCGCTGCCTCTTCACCCCTTGGAGTCATTGGAGGAGCACTAGCTGGTCACGGTGTTGCAACGTTG CTTGCTGTACTGGGAGGTTCTATACTGGGAACATTCTTATCAGAGAAG ACTATTGCCTACGTCGGGGGTgttctttttcttgtctttgcTGCTGTAACACTGGCAGAGATAGTAAGTTGA
- the LOC112178513 gene encoding protein PAM71, chloroplastic isoform X1: protein MRSLTLSESVLGGAHSPFSKPPNKPLCSSCYLQSFKLRSKNPSLQNPSVVSSRYSSMWLANKCDEWFGGLLQTSDNLDGLESRDLNYKRCRVIREPIDAMDGSVALDKAPVSTHFWKAMLLFGFLTLQGSEPALALPDLASALQSVPFLGDLGDISTGFASAFLLIFFSELGDKTFFIAALLAARNSAAVVFAGTFSALAYVICLCMITSILLCFFFLTTKQYLHMFWAMTIISVGLGRTFHYIDEILPFRFGETDLPIDDIAAVLLLVYFGVSTLRDATSSDGLKAEDEQREAELAVSEFTGNGAGILAAASTVISTFALVFVAEWGDKSFFSTIALAAASSPLGVIGGALAGHGVATLLAVLGGSILGTFLSEKTIAYVGGVLFLVFAAVTLAEIVS, encoded by the exons ATGAGAAGCCTAACGCTCTCAGAGAGCGTTCTGGGTGGTGCACATTCACCGTTTTCCAAACCACCCAATAAGCCATTATGTTCTTCTTGCTATTTGCAGTCTTTCAAATTGCGCTCTAAGAATCCCTCTCTTCAAAACCCAAGTGTTGTTTCATCCAG GTATTCAAGTATGTGGCTTGCAAACAAATGTGACGAATGGTTCGGTGGCCTTTTACAAACTTCTGATAATTTAGATGGCCTT GAGTCCCGTGACCTTAATTACAAGAGGTGCAGGGTGATCAGAGAACCAATTGATGCCATGGATGGTTCTGTTGCTTTAGATAAAGCACCTGTGTCCACTCATTTTTGGAAAGCTATGCTGCTGTTTGGATTTCTTACACTTCAAGGCTCTGAGCCGGCACTTGCTCTTCCTGATCTTGCTAGTGCATTGCAGTCAGTTCCTTTTCTGGGGGACCTTGGCGATATTAGCACAGGTTTTGCTTCA GCCTTCttgctgatttttttctcagaacTAGGGGACAAGACCTTCTTTATTGCG GCACTTTTAGCAGCTAGGAATTCTGCTGCTGTTGTTTTTGCTGGAACCTTCAGTGCACTTGCGTATGTTATCTGTTTGTGCATGATCACTTCTAttttgctctgtttttttttcctgacaACTAAACAGTATCTACATATGTTTTG GGCAATGACCATCATATCTGTTGGTCTTGGGCGAACTTTTCACTACATCGATGAAATCCTACCATTCAG GTTTGGCGAGACTGATTTACCCATTGATGATATTGCTGCAGTTTTACTTTTg GTTTATTTTGGGGTTTCAACCTTGCGAGATGCCACCTCAAGTGATGGTTTGAAAGCAGAAGATGAACAGAGGGAG GCAGAGCTAGCCGTTTCAGAGTTTACAGGAAATGGTGCTGGAATACTAGCTGCTGCTAGCACAGTCATTAGCACTTTCGctttagtttttgttgctgaATGGGGAGACAAATCATTTTTTTCTACAATAG CACTTGCCGCTGCCTCTTCACCCCTTGGAGTCATTGGAGGAGCACTAGCTGGTCACGGTGTTGCAACGTTG CTTGCTGTACTGGGAGGTTCTATACTGGGAACATTCTTATCAGAGAAG ACTATTGCCTACGTCGGGGGTgttctttttcttgtctttgcTGCTGTAACACTGGCAGAGATAGTAAGTTGA
- the LOC112178513 gene encoding protein PAM71, chloroplastic isoform X2, whose translation MRSLTLSESVLGGAHSPFSKPPNKPLCSSCYLQSFKLRSKNPSLQNPSVVSSRYSSMWLANKCDEWFGGLLQTSDNLDGLESRDLNYKRCRVIREPIDAMDGSVALDKAPVSTHFWKAMLLFGFLTLQGSEPALALPDLASALQSVPFLGDLGDISTGFASAFLLIFFSELGDKTFFIAALLAARNSAAVVFAGTFSALAAMTIISVGLGRTFHYIDEILPFRFGETDLPIDDIAAVLLLVYFGVSTLRDATSSDGLKAEDEQREAELAVSEFTGNGAGILAAASTVISTFALVFVAEWGDKSFFSTIALAAASSPLGVIGGALAGHGVATLLAVLGGSILGTFLSEKTIAYVGGVLFLVFAAVTLAEIVS comes from the exons ATGAGAAGCCTAACGCTCTCAGAGAGCGTTCTGGGTGGTGCACATTCACCGTTTTCCAAACCACCCAATAAGCCATTATGTTCTTCTTGCTATTTGCAGTCTTTCAAATTGCGCTCTAAGAATCCCTCTCTTCAAAACCCAAGTGTTGTTTCATCCAG GTATTCAAGTATGTGGCTTGCAAACAAATGTGACGAATGGTTCGGTGGCCTTTTACAAACTTCTGATAATTTAGATGGCCTT GAGTCCCGTGACCTTAATTACAAGAGGTGCAGGGTGATCAGAGAACCAATTGATGCCATGGATGGTTCTGTTGCTTTAGATAAAGCACCTGTGTCCACTCATTTTTGGAAAGCTATGCTGCTGTTTGGATTTCTTACACTTCAAGGCTCTGAGCCGGCACTTGCTCTTCCTGATCTTGCTAGTGCATTGCAGTCAGTTCCTTTTCTGGGGGACCTTGGCGATATTAGCACAGGTTTTGCTTCA GCCTTCttgctgatttttttctcagaacTAGGGGACAAGACCTTCTTTATTGCG GCACTTTTAGCAGCTAGGAATTCTGCTGCTGTTGTTTTTGCTGGAACCTTCAGTGCACTTGC GGCAATGACCATCATATCTGTTGGTCTTGGGCGAACTTTTCACTACATCGATGAAATCCTACCATTCAG GTTTGGCGAGACTGATTTACCCATTGATGATATTGCTGCAGTTTTACTTTTg GTTTATTTTGGGGTTTCAACCTTGCGAGATGCCACCTCAAGTGATGGTTTGAAAGCAGAAGATGAACAGAGGGAG GCAGAGCTAGCCGTTTCAGAGTTTACAGGAAATGGTGCTGGAATACTAGCTGCTGCTAGCACAGTCATTAGCACTTTCGctttagtttttgttgctgaATGGGGAGACAAATCATTTTTTTCTACAATAG CACTTGCCGCTGCCTCTTCACCCCTTGGAGTCATTGGAGGAGCACTAGCTGGTCACGGTGTTGCAACGTTG CTTGCTGTACTGGGAGGTTCTATACTGGGAACATTCTTATCAGAGAAG ACTATTGCCTACGTCGGGGGTgttctttttcttgtctttgcTGCTGTAACACTGGCAGAGATAGTAAGTTGA